The region GGAGACGGCCCGCAGGCCGCCACGGAAAATCTCGCTGCAATAGGCGGCGGTGTTCAAAGTGAGCGCCAGCACCGCGCACCAGTAGGGTTCGCGAAAGAAACCCCAGACGCCGAGGTCCTGCAGTTCATGCCGGAATTGACCGAGGCCGTAGTAGATGAGGAACATCTGGACGAGCAGGGGCGATCCTCTGAACACGAAGACGTAAGCGCTGGTGACGGTTCGACCCGCTGCGCCGCCTGTGACGGCCAGGAGCGCAATCGCAAGCGCCAGGATGCTTCCTGCCAAGATGGACGTAACGGCAAGCTCAAGGGTTAGCGGCAAACCGCTCAGAAGCGTGAGAACCGTATCCCACAGGAAGCCCGTATCCATTACAACGCCCCCCTTATGCCCTGGGTGGTTCGAGCTTCCATTCGTTTGAACAGGATTGACGAGAACCAGGTGATGACAAGATAGAGAACAACCGCCATCAGGTAGAACTCGAAGGGGCGGCGGGTCGATCCGGCAGCGATTTGCGATTGGCGCAGGAGTTCGACGAGACCCGTGACGGAGACCAATGCCGATTCCTTCAACACCAGCTGCCAGGTGTTTCCGAGACCCGGAATGGCGTAGCGCAGGACGAGTGGGGCGACGATGCGCCTGAACTTGGGCCATGGCCGCATGCCGACGGCGCTGGCGGCTTCGATTTCGCCGCGTGCAACCGATCTGTAGGCTCCGCGAAATACCTCCGCCTGATAGGCCGCCGAAACCACGCCGAGCGCCAGGGTTCCGGTTAGAAATGCCGGCATTCCGATGAACCCTTGATAGCCGAACAGCCCGCCGACGGATCCCAGGAATGCGCTGCCGCCGAAATAGAAAAGATAGATAACCAGAAGGTCCGGAACGCCGCGCAGAACGGTGGTGTAACAATCCGCAACCCAGCGAATGGCCATGTGGCGGGACAGCTGCATGAAGGTGATCATCGTACCGATCACCGTTCCGGCCAGAAAACCGCAGACGGATACGCCGATTGTCATGGCCGCTGCAGTGAGAAGGAGCCAACCCCAACCCGTCTGCCCGAAGCCGACGAGAGCCAGGTAACTGTCGATAGGTGCCATGCGGGGCCTCTTGGTGAATGATCGGGGTTGCGTTAGTCGGCTGCGCGCCGATGCGCCCAGATGCGCTGGAGCTTCGACATGTTCTTGAGCGAGCTTTGCACATGCGCTCGCGCTGCCAACGCCGCCGCCTCCCGGTCTCGCGCGCAGATGGCGTCCGCGATCGCCCTGTGTTCGTCGAGGTCCGTGTGCTCCAGATCCACCCAGAGAACTTCAAGCCAAAGGGCAAGGCGAAGCTGCTGATAAACTTGATCCGTCACCCTGACGAGGGCCTCGTTTCGGGTCGATTCCACGATGACGCGATGGATGTATAGTCCAAGATCGAGGTTGCGGGCCGCGTCAGACGGCGTCTTGTTGGTCGTATCCTTGAGTTCCACCATCTGGGCAATGACGTCCCGGAGCCGATCGAGGTCTTCCTCGCTCGCCACCTCGCAGGCGAGTTGTGCCGCGCAAACATCGAGCGCTTCGCGAACGACCAGCAGATTGCAGAACTTGGTGACGTCGAGATCGGTCACCGTGTAGCCGAAATTCCGCTGCCCGACGATAAGCCCTTCTTCTTCCAGCTTCATCAGCGCTTCACGCAACGGCGTTCGGCTGACGCCGAAGCGCTTGGCGAGCGTCACCTCCGAAAGGCGCTCGGAGGGGCGAAGCTGGCCGGTGAGGATCAGGTCCTTCAATTGCGAATAGGTGCTCTCACGCAACGATCCTCGCTGTTCTGTCTTGGTCGATGCCAATCGATTCCCCTTCCGTCTCTGGTCCACTCACCCTTCGGTGAACGACACCATAACTTTTTCCCTCTTGCTCGATCAAGCGGAATACGATTATGTATACAATGTTGACTACAACAAGCAATCGTCTTTTCGCCGACGTTTAAAAGCCGCCCGCGATCTGGTCGCAACATCTGGAGGTCCGATGCCGGAGATTCTCAGTCTGGACGAACTGCGGGAGCGCTTTTCGAACGCTTCGGGCGGCGAGATGTTCGATCCGGAGTTTCGCAAGGTGGCCGACCTGGTCTTCGGCGGGGGCGATCGTCGCCAAGCGCCTTACTGCGGCGTCCCGACATTGCTGAAGGCGCCGTATCGTCCGGACGCCGCACCCAGTTTTGCTGATATAGATATCGCGCTTTTCGGCATTCCGATGGATCTCGGGGTGACAAACCGATCCGGTGCGCGGTTCGGGCCAAGAGCCGTACGCAACGTCGACCGGGTTGGCCCTTACGATCATGTATTGCGGACCGTCCCGACTGCCCATGCCCGTGTTGCCGATGTCGGCGATGTCCCGTTCAAAAGCCGCTTCGATCTTGCGGCATCTCACGACGATATCGAGGAATTTGTCGGCGGGTTGATAAAGGCGGGGGTCGTGCCCCTGGCCGTCGGTGGCGACCACTCGGTCGG is a window of Rhizobium sp. N324 DNA encoding:
- a CDS encoding ABC transporter permease, producing the protein MDTGFLWDTVLTLLSGLPLTLELAVTSILAGSILALAIALLAVTGGAAGRTVTSAYVFVFRGSPLLVQMFLIYYGLGQFRHELQDLGVWGFFREPYWCAVLALTLNTAAYCSEIFRGGLRAVSIQEIEAARACGMSGILLFRRIILPIAIRHALPAYGNEIILMIKATALASVITIMEVTGLAGKLIADSFRAFEVFIVAGALYLTIIFVVTRMLMMVDFWLSPHTRMRLQS
- a CDS encoding ABC transporter permease, which encodes MAPIDSYLALVGFGQTGWGWLLLTAAAMTIGVSVCGFLAGTVIGTMITFMQLSRHMAIRWVADCYTTVLRGVPDLLVIYLFYFGGSAFLGSVGGLFGYQGFIGMPAFLTGTLALGVVSAAYQAEVFRGAYRSVARGEIEAASAVGMRPWPKFRRIVAPLVLRYAIPGLGNTWQLVLKESALVSVTGLVELLRQSQIAAGSTRRPFEFYLMAVVLYLVITWFSSILFKRMEARTTQGIRGAL
- a CDS encoding GntR family transcriptional regulator, whose amino-acid sequence is MASTKTEQRGSLRESTYSQLKDLILTGQLRPSERLSEVTLAKRFGVSRTPLREALMKLEEEGLIVGQRNFGYTVTDLDVTKFCNLLVVREALDVCAAQLACEVASEEDLDRLRDVIAQMVELKDTTNKTPSDAARNLDLGLYIHRVIVESTRNEALVRVTDQVYQQLRLALWLEVLWVDLEHTDLDEHRAIADAICARDREAAALAARAHVQSSLKNMSKLQRIWAHRRAAD